From one Anopheles cruzii chromosome 3, idAnoCruzAS_RS32_06, whole genome shotgun sequence genomic stretch:
- the LOC128274052 gene encoding adenylosuccinate lyase yields the protein MTELNAEFRGYRSPLSTRYASKEMQYLFSDQYKFSTWRKLWIMLAKAEKSLGLGITEEQIREMERNVENIDFKAAAAEEALTRHDVMAHVHVFAQQCPLAAPIIHLGATSCYVGDNTDLIVLREALDQLLPKLVGVIKQLSQFAMQYRELPTLGFTHLQPAQLTTVGKRCTLWVQDLLMDERALRGCRENLRFRGVKGTTGTQASFLQLFAGDGGKVRELDRTVTKLAGFERYYAVTGQTYSRKVDLEIVSALASLGATVHKMCSDLRLLASRKELEEPFEQTQIGSSAMPYKRNPMRSERCCALARHMISMHANAANTLAVQWLERTLDDSANRRLTLSEAFLAADACLLTLLNISQGLVVYPKVIERNIAQELPFMSAENVIMAMVKAGGDRQVCHEKIRVLSHEAGAQVKQHGKDNDLVDRIKADAYFAPILGQLDKILDPKTFTGRAADQVVEFVQEEVDPIVAQYGDKVVTKSAQLKI from the exons ATGACGGAATTAAACGCCGAATTTCGTGGATACCGCTCGCCGTTGAGCACCCGCTACGCCAGTAAGGAAATGCAGTACCTATTTAGCGATCAGTACAAATTTTCCACCTGGCGCAAGTTATGGATCATGCTGGCGAAAGCGGAGAAG TCGCTGGGCTTGGGCATAACCGAGGAGCAAATCCGGGAGATGGAACGCAACGTAGAAAACATCGACTTCAAGGCTGCCGCGGCCGAGGAAGCGCTAACTCGACACGATGTAATGGCTCATGTGCACGTGTTTGCACAGCAGTGTCCACTGGCAGCCCCAATCATACATCTCGGAGCGACCTCATGCTACGTTGGCGACAACACGGATTTGATTGTGCTGAGGGAAGCGTTGGACCAGTTGCTACCGAAACTGGTCGGAGTCATCAAGCAGCTGTCTCAGTTTGCCATGCAGTACCGCGAACTGCCAACACTCGGGTTCACTCACCTGCAGCCGGCCCAACTGACCACCGTCGGTAAGCGCTGCACGCTGTGGGTCCAGGATCTACTGATGGACGAGCGAGCGCTCCGTGGTTGCCGGGAGAACCTACGTTTCCGCGGTGTGAAGGGAACGACCGGAACGCAGGCTTCGTTTTTGCAGCTGTTTGCCGGCGATGGCGGTAAGGTTCGCGAGTTGGATCGCACCGTCACCAAACTGGCCGGCTTCGAGCGATACTATGCCGTCACGGGACAAACGTACTCCCGGAAGGTAGATCTAGAGATCGTGTCGGCTCTCGCAAGTCTCGGCGCTACGGTGCACAAAATGTGTTCCGATTTGCGGCTGCTCGCGTCCCGCAAAGAGCTGGAAGAGCCATTCGAACAAACGCAAATCGGGAGCTCGGCCATGCCGTACAAGCGGAACCCGATGCGTTCGGAGCGATGCTGTGCGCTTGCCCGACACATGATAAGCATGCACGCGAATGCAGCCAACACGCTGGCCGTCCAGTGGCTTGAGCGGACGCTAGACGActcggccaaccggcggcTGACGCTATCGGAAGCGTTTCTAGCAGCGGATGCCTGTCTGCTGACGTTGCTCAACATCTCCCAGGGGCTCGTTGTCTACCCGAAGGTGATCGAACGCAACATTGCCCAGGAGCTTCCGTTTATGTCGGCCGAGAACGTGATCATGGCCATGGTGAAGGCCGGCGGAGATCGGCAGGTGTGCCACGAGAAGATACGTGTCCTCTCGCACGAAGCCGGGGCGCAGGTGAAGCAACATGGAAAGGACAACGATCTGGTCGATCGAATCAAGGCCGATGCTTACTTTGCGCCCATTCTGGGGCAGCTCGATAAAATTCTTGATCCGAAAACGTTCACCGGCCGAGCCGCCGATCAGGTGGTGGAGTTTGTACAGGAAGAGGTTGATCCGATCGTCGCCCAGTACGGGGACAAGGTCGTTACCAAGTCTGCGCAattgaaaatttga